The Marinihelvus fidelis genome segment CCGGCGCTTTGCCCAGCGCCTGGCCGGACCGATACCATTGTTCGAACGTCTTCCGTAAGGACTCGCCCTGCCAGGTGTCGTCGCTCTCCACCTGGAACCCGCTTCCATCGAGTGCCCTGACCTGGCCTGCCAGCTTTGCCTCACCGGCTTCGTCAAGCCGTCGCGCGAACGTGCGCAATCGCCCACCCGCCTGGCGGGGGCCATCATGGCGCAGCCACCGTGACAGGTGCCGTCGTGCGGCCGCAGCATCATTGGCCCTGCACGCGGCCTGGAAGTCATTCATGGCCCGCGAAGGGTCTTCAACGGCAGCGCGTGGCCGCGCTGATGCCGCGGACCGCCCGCGCGGCCGCAGCCACCACAGCCCCAGTGTCAGCAGCCACAACACTGCAAAGCCCAGCGCGATCCACGGCCAGTGGCCACCGATGGTGGTGCCGACCTGGCGTTCGCCTGCTCCAGGCGCGGGCCCGGCCGGCGCGGTGACCGGGGTGGCGGACGGCAGGACCGTCACACGCTGTTCCGGCAGCACGGCGACCCGTTGGCGGTTGTTGGCGGTATCCCACCAGCTGATCCGCAGTTCCGGCAGCAACAACTCGCCGGCCTGCTCGGGCACGACGGCATAGCGGAACTCGCGGTGTCCCAGCACCCACTGGCCATCATCGCGACTGATGCCCTGCGGCTGGTCCGGGTAGATCCGCGCATTCGGCATGTCCGGCCATGCCGGCTCTTCCAGCATGTGCTCTTCCAGGCCCACGGCGTCGATGATGACGGTGCGGGTCACCGGCTCGCCCACGTGCACCTCGTCAGCATCGGTGATCTGCTGGCTGGCGCTCAGCGCCCGGGCCGGCAGCCAGTGATCGCCACTGTAAGCCGGCGGCCTTGGCTGGATGTCCAGCACCAGCGGCTCGCTCTCGACGCGGACCCGGCGGCCGCGGACCGTCGGCTGCCAGAGCCGGTCACCGGACCGCTCGACCAGGCGCCCGGTCAGCTGCATCGACGGAATGACCAGTTCACCGGAACGCTCCGGGAACACCGCGTAACGGCGCTCCAGCACCCGGTAGCGCTCGCCGTTACGGTCCGCGGTGTAGGGCACCTCGTCCAGCAGTCGCACCGAGGCCTGGTCCGGCGCCGGCGGGCTGACCGATGCCTCGGTCAGGTTCTGCTGGTAGAAAATACGAACCTTCAGCGCAATCTGCGCGTGCACGTAATAGGGGCCCTCGACAGGCTCCAGTTCCAGTTCGATAAACACCGGCGGCGCTTCGCCCGGCGCGGCTTCGGGAGCCGGTGTGACTTCCAGGCTCACCGGCGCCGTGCTCGCCCCCCCGGGGAACTGCATTGCCGGGATGGTCAGGGTGCCGGCGCGTTGCGGTTCCAGCGTCACCACCAGCCGCTTGACCGTGACCTGCCGGCCATTGGTGATCGACATGCGGGTCTCGGTTCGCCGGTCAAGCAGGATGAAATCTCCGTCCAGGGCGGACAGGTCCGCATCCAGGCTCTGCGCCGAGTCATCGGTCTGCAGTGCCAGCGTGACGGTCTCACCCACCACGGCGCGATCGCGATCGAGTACGGCCTCGACGGTGGCCGCGAGCGCGCCCAGCGCCGGCCAGCAACACAGCCAGACCAGCAGGCTGGCCAGGGCCCAGCGAGGGTTGCGGTTCGTCTGTCTCACCATGGATCTCCTTCGTCCGGTGGCGCACCGCGGCGCTGGTGCTCAATCTGGAATTTGCGTCTCAACAGCCCGCCCGGGTCATCCGGAATGCGGCGCAGCCATTGCTCCATGGCCTGCTCGTCCTCTTCCGACCAGGCCTGGGCCATGGCCTCTTCCTGGCCCGGCTCGGACTGCCCCGGCTCCTGGCTTTCGCTTTCGCTGTTCTCGCCCTGCTCGGCTTCCTGTTCGCCATCGCCGGACTGTTGCTGATCGGACTCACTGTCTTCGTCGGATGCCTGCGGCTCACCCTGGTCCTGCTCGCCCTCACCTTCACCCTGGTCGGCGTCCTGCTTTTGTTGCTCGGCCGCCTGCTCGACCAGCGCACGGTTGTACAGCGCGTCGTCCAGATCCGGGTTCATGGCCAGGGCGCGGTCATAGGCGGCGATGGCCTCGTCAAGGCGGCCCTGCTGCGCCAGTGCGTTCCCCAGGTTGTACTGGGCATCGGCGTCTTCCAGCGATGACCAGGCGGTGGCCGCCGCGGCATGGTCGCCGGCCCGGTAGCGGGCCTCGGCGGCAATCGCGGGGTCACGCGCGAGCACCGCCGCCCTGTCAGACTCACCCTGCGCCAGCGCCTGCTGCGCCTGCTGGTCGCGGCGTTGCCACAGGTCGTCCCACAGCCCGGCTTCTGCGATCGAAGGCACGGCCAGGGACGCGACCGCCAGGCTACCCGCCAGGCCGGCCACGGTGGCATGCGAAAACAGCGCGCCGCGGCGGAACCCGAGCGCCGCCAGTGGCAGCAGGCCCAGCAACAGCCAAGGCCCGAAATCCCGCCAGCGGGCGCCGGCGCCATCGTCACGCCGGGCAAAGGCCTCGCCCTCATCGCGGGCCCAGGGCGAGCCTTCGACCGCGTCACCCACCAGGCTGTAACGGCCACCGCCGGCCCGCGCGAGCGCGCGCAGGTTGGCGTCTTCCAGCGTGGCGATGACGATGTTCCCCGAAGCGTCGCCCAGGAACCCGCTGCCGCTGGGGATGGGCGCGCCTTCCGGCGTGCCCACGGCCAGCACCGAGGTGATCATGCCCTGGTCGCGCAATTCGCCGGCCGCGTCGACGGCACGTGCGTCAGCCGAGTCCGTGACCAGCAGCACCTCACCCTGGCCAAGGCCGGAGCGTTGCAGCAGTTCGGCCGCCATTTCCAGCGCCAGGTCGGCGCGGCTGCCCGCCACCGGCACCACGTCGGGCCGCAGCGCCGGCAGCATGTTGATCACGGTGTTCGTATCGCTGGTCAGCGGCGACACGACATAGGCGTCGCCGGCGTAGGCGACCAGGCCCACCTGGCCTTCCTCGATCGCCGCCAGCAGGTCGGAAAGGCGGAACCGCGCCCGCGTCAGCCGGTCGGGCCGAAGGTCCTGCGCCAGCATGGACTGCGACAGGTCGACGACGATGACGCGCGCGTCGGTGGCGCTGAAACCGATATCCGGCAAGCGCTGCCAACTGGGCCCGGACAGGGCCAGGACCGACAAAGCCAGTGCCAGGCCCGCCAGCCAGGCACCCAACCCGCGCCGGCGCGA includes the following:
- a CDS encoding BatD family protein; the protein is MRQTNRNPRWALASLLVWLCCWPALGALAATVEAVLDRDRAVVGETVTLALQTDDSAQSLDADLSALDGDFILLDRRTETRMSITNGRQVTVKRLVVTLEPQRAGTLTIPAMQFPGGASTAPVSLEVTPAPEAAPGEAPPVFIELELEPVEGPYYVHAQIALKVRIFYQQNLTEASVSPPAPDQASVRLLDEVPYTADRNGERYRVLERRYAVFPERSGELVIPSMQLTGRLVERSGDRLWQPTVRGRRVRVESEPLVLDIQPRPPAYSGDHWLPARALSASQQITDADEVHVGEPVTRTVIIDAVGLEEHMLEEPAWPDMPNARIYPDQPQGISRDDGQWVLGHREFRYAVVPEQAGELLLPELRISWWDTANNRQRVAVLPEQRVTVLPSATPVTAPAGPAPGAGERQVGTTIGGHWPWIALGFAVLWLLTLGLWWLRPRGRSAASARPRAAVEDPSRAMNDFQAACRANDAAAARRHLSRWLRHDGPRQAGGRLRTFARRLDEAGEAKLAGQVRALDGSGFQVESDDTWQGESLRKTFEQWYRSGQALGKAPAVAGEGAGAPDLWDSARRD
- a CDS encoding VWA domain-containing protein → MDILGLHFIRPAWLLALPLAGLLPWAWRRWRRPSGDWARVCDPHLLRWLAVGETNGSRRRGLGAWLAGLALALSVLALSGPSWQRLPDIGFSATDARVIVVDLSQSMLAQDLRPDRLTRARFRLSDLLAAIEEGQVGLVAYAGDAYVVSPLTSDTNTVINMLPALRPDVVPVAGSRADLALEMAAELLQRSGLGQGEVLLVTDSADARAVDAAGELRDQGMITSVLAVGTPEGAPIPSGSGFLGDASGNIVIATLEDANLRALARAGGGRYSLVGDAVEGSPWARDEGEAFARRDDGAGARWRDFGPWLLLGLLPLAALGFRRGALFSHATVAGLAGSLAVASLAVPSIAEAGLWDDLWQRRDQQAQQALAQGESDRAAVLARDPAIAAEARYRAGDHAAAATAWSSLEDADAQYNLGNALAQQGRLDEAIAAYDRALAMNPDLDDALYNRALVEQAAEQQKQDADQGEGEGEQDQGEPQASDEDSESDQQQSGDGEQEAEQGENSESESQEPGQSEPGQEEAMAQAWSEEDEQAMEQWLRRIPDDPGGLLRRKFQIEHQRRGAPPDEGDPW